The following proteins are encoded in a genomic region of Deinococcus cellulosilyticus NBRC 106333 = KACC 11606:
- a CDS encoding glycoside hydrolase family 32 protein, whose protein sequence is MTPRTLKSCLLLSLGLTLSACSSVTVPPPGGFQPPSARYKEQWRPQLHYTPARNWMNDPNGMVYHDGEYHLFYQYNPFGIKWGHMSWGHAVSRDLVHWEELPVAIPEAEDIAIFSGSVVVDKNNTSGFGTTTSPPLVALFTGARHSDGNQSQYLAYSLDRGRTWTRYGTAPVLDIGSKESRDPKVFWHAPTSKWIMVFARATDHKVAFYGSTNLKNWTYLSDFGPLGAGTGPGDLWEVPDLIQLPVDGNTANQKWVMLLSINGGTLWGGSGMQYYTGSFNGTTFTPDPLPAVNEPTGTLYADFEGSTYGSWTVTGTAFGSGPARGTLANQQTVTGYRGTGLVNSYLGGDVSTGTLTSPDFVITKPYISFLIGGGDHPGETALNLIVDGKVVRSATGRNEEQLRWSAFDVTALQGKTARLQVKDSHTGQWGHINVDQILQSDNAFTEQDNRVLWADFGRDFYAASTFDNHPTGDKVWIGWMSNWQYANNVPTYPWRSAMSLVRKLSLKSTPEGVRLAQEPVAALGTKRAATVRFSNLPLSQVRQGLINAGVRGKTLDVVLEVDTSGTGSVGLKFHQGGPEETVLQYNPITQKLSLDRIRSGDSSFDAGLSEVHVATLRNTGTLKLRVVLDTSSIEVFAQDGKLVFTDILLSSPGSDGMEIYSSSGDPLVKTFEVHELKSIWNP, encoded by the coding sequence ATGACCCCCAGAACCCTGAAGTCCTGTCTGCTGCTTTCCCTGGGCTTAACCCTCAGTGCCTGCTCCTCGGTGACCGTCCCCCCACCGGGAGGCTTTCAACCCCCCTCCGCCCGCTACAAAGAACAGTGGCGACCCCAGTTGCACTACACCCCGGCGCGCAACTGGATGAACGACCCCAACGGCATGGTCTACCACGACGGCGAATATCACCTGTTCTACCAGTACAATCCTTTTGGCATCAAATGGGGACACATGAGCTGGGGACATGCGGTGTCCAGGGACCTCGTTCACTGGGAAGAGCTGCCTGTCGCCATTCCTGAAGCTGAAGACATCGCCATCTTTTCGGGTTCAGTGGTGGTGGACAAGAACAACACCAGCGGCTTTGGCACCACCACCAGCCCTCCACTGGTGGCCCTTTTCACCGGAGCAAGGCATTCGGATGGCAACCAGTCCCAGTACCTGGCCTACTCGCTCGACAGGGGACGCACCTGGACGAGGTACGGCACGGCTCCGGTGCTGGACATCGGCAGCAAAGAGTCCCGCGACCCCAAAGTCTTCTGGCATGCTCCCACCAGCAAATGGATCATGGTCTTTGCCCGGGCAACCGACCACAAAGTGGCTTTTTACGGCTCCACCAACCTCAAAAACTGGACGTACCTCAGTGACTTTGGCCCCCTGGGGGCAGGCACAGGCCCGGGTGACCTCTGGGAGGTCCCGGACCTGATTCAACTTCCGGTGGACGGCAACACCGCAAACCAGAAGTGGGTGATGCTGCTGAGCATCAACGGAGGCACCCTGTGGGGTGGATCGGGGATGCAGTACTACACAGGGTCTTTCAACGGGACCACCTTCACCCCTGATCCCCTGCCAGCGGTCAACGAACCCACCGGAACCCTCTACGCAGACTTTGAAGGCAGCACTTACGGTTCCTGGACCGTCACAGGAACAGCCTTTGGTTCAGGCCCAGCCAGGGGAACCCTCGCAAACCAGCAAACGGTTACCGGCTACAGGGGCACGGGTCTGGTCAACTCCTACCTGGGAGGGGATGTGAGCACCGGAACCCTCACCAGTCCAGACTTTGTGATCACCAAGCCCTACATCAGCTTTCTGATCGGTGGAGGAGACCACCCCGGTGAAACCGCCCTGAACCTGATCGTGGACGGCAAAGTGGTGCGCAGTGCCACTGGCCGCAACGAAGAGCAACTTCGCTGGAGTGCTTTTGATGTCACGGCCCTGCAGGGCAAGACGGCCAGACTTCAGGTCAAAGACAGCCATACCGGGCAGTGGGGCCACATCAACGTGGACCAGATCCTGCAAAGCGACAATGCCTTCACTGAGCAGGACAACAGGGTGTTGTGGGCGGATTTCGGGCGGGACTTCTACGCCGCGTCCACCTTCGACAACCACCCCACCGGAGACAAAGTGTGGATTGGCTGGATGAGCAACTGGCAGTACGCCAACAATGTCCCCACCTATCCCTGGCGCAGTGCCATGTCTCTTGTGCGCAAACTCTCTCTGAAATCCACCCCAGAAGGGGTGCGTCTGGCCCAGGAACCTGTGGCTGCGCTGGGCACCAAAAGGGCTGCCACGGTGAGATTCAGCAACCTTCCCCTCTCCCAGGTCCGGCAGGGCCTGATCAATGCCGGGGTCAGGGGCAAAACCCTGGATGTGGTGCTGGAAGTGGACACCTCCGGCACGGGCAGTGTGGGCCTCAAATTCCACCAGGGAGGTCCAGAAGAAACCGTTTTGCAGTACAACCCCATCACCCAGAAGCTGTCTCTGGACCGCATCCGCTCGGGGGATTCCAGTTTCGATGCTGGCCTGTCGGAAGTGCATGTGGCGACGTTGCGCAACACCGGAACCCTGAAACTCCGGGTGGTGCTGGACACCTCCTCCATCGAGGTTTTCGCGCAGGACGGAAAACTGGTCTTCACGGACATCCTGCTTTCCAGCCCTGGCAGCGATGGCATGGAGATTTACAGCAGCAGTGGTGATCCCCTGGTCAAGACTTTTGAAGTGCACGAACTCAAATCCATCTGGAACCCCTGA
- a CDS encoding sugar ABC transporter substrate-binding protein — MNIKRLSALSVLMTATVAFAADQPIIGLITKTETNPFFVKMKEGAQKAATAKGAKLLTGAGKADGDNAGQVTALENMVAAGAKAILITPNNAQAIIPAIEKARKQGVMVIALDSPTDPQSAVDALFATNNYKAGQLIGKYAKAAFGKKPVKIATLDLFPGHPVGIDRHNGFLNGFGISSDKDARVVCMQDSYGDQAKGQTAMENCLQKDPEINLVYTINEPAAAGAYQALKAIGREKDVMIVSVDGGCTGVKNVAAGMIAATSQQYPLKMASLGVEAGVKYIKTGKKVSGYTDTGVTLITDKKMKGVTSKDTKFGLDNCWGVK, encoded by the coding sequence ATGAACATCAAACGTCTGTCTGCCCTGTCTGTTCTCATGACCGCCACTGTTGCTTTCGCTGCCGACCAGCCCATCATTGGCCTGATCACCAAAACCGAAACCAACCCCTTCTTTGTGAAGATGAAAGAAGGTGCACAGAAAGCGGCAACCGCCAAAGGTGCCAAACTCCTCACCGGCGCTGGCAAAGCCGACGGGGACAACGCCGGACAGGTGACCGCACTCGAAAACATGGTGGCTGCTGGAGCCAAAGCCATCCTGATCACCCCCAACAACGCCCAGGCCATCATCCCCGCCATTGAGAAAGCCCGCAAGCAGGGCGTGATGGTGATTGCGCTCGACAGCCCCACCGATCCCCAGAGTGCCGTGGACGCCCTGTTCGCCACCAACAACTACAAAGCCGGACAGCTGATCGGCAAGTACGCCAAGGCCGCTTTTGGCAAGAAACCCGTGAAAATCGCCACCCTGGACCTGTTCCCCGGTCACCCCGTGGGCATTGACCGCCACAATGGCTTCCTGAATGGCTTCGGCATTTCCAGCGACAAGGACGCCCGCGTGGTCTGCATGCAGGACTCCTACGGGGACCAGGCCAAAGGCCAGACCGCCATGGAAAACTGCCTGCAGAAAGACCCTGAAATCAACCTGGTCTACACCATCAACGAACCCGCAGCTGCAGGTGCCTATCAGGCCCTCAAAGCCATTGGCCGCGAGAAAGACGTGATGATTGTCTCTGTCGACGGGGGTTGCACCGGTGTGAAAAACGTGGCTGCAGGCATGATTGCCGCCACCTCCCAGCAGTACCCCCTGAAGATGGCTTCTCTGGGTGTGGAAGCCGGAGTAAAATACATCAAGACCGGCAAAAAAGTCTCAGGCTACACCGACACGGGCGTCACCCTCATCACCGACAAGAAGATGAAAGGTGTGACCAGCAAGGACACCAAATTCGGCCTCGACAACTGCTGGGGCGTCAAGTAA
- a CDS encoding NAD(P)/FAD-dependent oxidoreductase, which produces MTSHLPLIVVGSGPAGLTAALYAARARLNPLVVRGPLPGGLVTTTEQIDNFPGFPDGISGFDLAMQMEKQAEKHGTRYLNAYVTQADLSVRPYRLSTDDGQTFTCDALIIATGSTPRMLGVPGELEFQNAGVEHCATCDGPLYAGQTVVVVGGGNTALTDALQLSRYAETVLLIHRSGTFRAEQVLQEHVKATPNIHILYHTRILEILGADQVEGIVIEHLSTGRKERLETSGVFVCIGSLPNTQLFAGQLDLTSSGHIATDPRKRTSKPDIYAVGDVTDSPYRQAIISAAEGAQAALEIIHTLKLHKETTP; this is translated from the coding sequence ATGACCTCTCACCTCCCCCTGATCGTTGTGGGCTCAGGTCCCGCAGGCCTCACGGCAGCCCTTTACGCAGCCCGGGCCAGGCTGAACCCTCTGGTGGTTCGTGGCCCCCTCCCAGGAGGGCTGGTCACCACCACAGAGCAAATTGACAATTTCCCTGGTTTCCCCGATGGCATCAGCGGCTTTGACCTCGCCATGCAGATGGAAAAACAGGCAGAAAAACACGGCACCAGGTACCTCAATGCTTATGTCACGCAGGCAGACCTGTCTGTGCGTCCATACAGGCTTTCCACAGACGATGGACAGACTTTCACCTGTGACGCCCTGATCATTGCCACCGGAAGCACCCCCAGAATGCTCGGGGTTCCTGGTGAACTCGAATTCCAGAATGCTGGCGTGGAGCACTGCGCCACCTGTGACGGTCCCCTTTATGCCGGACAGACCGTGGTGGTCGTTGGAGGAGGCAACACCGCACTCACCGATGCCCTGCAACTCTCCAGATACGCTGAAACGGTGCTGCTCATCCACAGGTCCGGGACTTTCCGGGCAGAACAGGTGCTTCAGGAACACGTCAAAGCCACCCCGAACATCCACATCCTGTACCACACCCGCATTCTGGAGATTCTGGGGGCAGATCAGGTGGAAGGGATTGTGATCGAGCATCTCTCCACCGGAAGAAAAGAAAGGCTGGAAACTTCGGGCGTTTTTGTGTGCATTGGCTCTTTGCCCAACACCCAGCTTTTTGCAGGACAGCTTGACCTGACCTCCAGCGGTCACATCGCCACCGATCCACGCAAACGCACCAGCAAACCCGACATTTACGCTGTTGGAGACGTCACCGACAGCCCCTACCGTCAGGCCATCATCAGTGCCGCAGAAGGGGCACAGGCCGCACTTGAGATCATTCACACCCTGAAGTTGCACAAGGAGACCACCCCATGA
- a CDS encoding RbsD/FucU family protein, with protein MLRGIDPLLSPELLKILCEMGHGDELYVVDANFTASTLARGRPIVRLDGISLQRACEAILSVFPLDPAERPVGYMKVCNTPEGHLNGAQQDVLNVLARLDIQPEHCEPTERFAFYERTQRAYAFVVTGELRTYANFCFKKAVVSFPAQPEREQAPV; from the coding sequence GTGCTGAGAGGCATCGACCCCCTGCTCTCGCCAGAGCTTCTCAAGATCCTCTGCGAGATGGGGCACGGAGATGAACTGTATGTGGTGGATGCGAACTTTACCGCATCCACCCTCGCCAGAGGCCGCCCGATTGTGCGTCTGGACGGGATTTCCCTGCAGAGGGCCTGTGAAGCCATCCTGTCGGTGTTTCCCCTTGATCCCGCAGAGCGACCTGTGGGCTACATGAAGGTGTGCAACACGCCAGAAGGCCACCTGAACGGGGCGCAGCAGGATGTGCTGAACGTGCTTGCCAGACTGGACATCCAGCCAGAGCACTGTGAACCCACCGAGCGTTTCGCGTTTTATGAGCGCACCCAGCGTGCCTACGCTTTTGTGGTGACCGGGGAACTGCGCACCTATGCCAACTTCTGCTTCAAAAAAGCCGTGGTGAGCTTCCCTGCCCAGCCTGAGCGTGAACAGGCACCCGTCTGA
- a CDS encoding ABC transporter permease encodes MTVQNPANARTREANSLLKRLNSTNLLGPIIALILASAFFATQSERFLTGQNFSLILQQVMVVGVMAIGQTLIILTAGIDLSCGMVMVLGTMVMTKLAVESGMNPFVAILAGTLVSTAVGFLNGLLVTKIKLPPFIVTLGTYNIAFAITQIYSNAQTQTGLPEALTFFGNTFHIGNTAITYGTVLMLLMYVLIWVFLTRTAPGRHIYAVGNNPEAARLTGIPTNKVLLFVYTFAGFIYSIAGLLLVARTGVGDPNAGATDNLDTITAVVLGGTSLFGGRGLIYGTLLGALIVGVFRNGLTLTGVPSVYQILITGILVILAVAADQLTRKKA; translated from the coding sequence ATGACCGTACAGAACCCCGCCAATGCCCGGACCCGCGAGGCCAATTCGCTCCTCAAGCGCCTGAACAGCACCAACCTGCTCGGGCCCATCATCGCCCTGATTCTCGCCAGTGCTTTTTTTGCCACCCAGTCCGAACGTTTTCTGACCGGTCAGAACTTCTCCCTGATCCTGCAACAGGTGATGGTGGTCGGGGTGATGGCCATTGGCCAGACGTTGATCATCCTCACTGCAGGGATTGACCTGTCGTGCGGGATGGTGATGGTGCTCGGCACCATGGTGATGACCAAGCTCGCCGTGGAATCCGGCATGAATCCTTTTGTTGCCATTCTGGCAGGCACCCTGGTCTCCACCGCTGTGGGATTTTTAAACGGCCTGCTGGTCACAAAAATCAAACTGCCTCCTTTTATCGTTACGCTGGGCACCTACAACATTGCTTTCGCCATCACCCAGATTTACTCCAACGCCCAGACCCAGACCGGTCTGCCTGAAGCCCTCACCTTTTTCGGGAACACCTTTCACATCGGGAACACCGCCATCACCTACGGCACTGTGCTGATGCTCCTGATGTACGTTTTGATCTGGGTGTTTCTGACCCGCACCGCACCGGGCCGCCACATTTACGCGGTGGGCAACAACCCTGAAGCAGCAAGGCTCACCGGCATTCCCACCAACAAGGTGCTCCTGTTTGTGTACACCTTCGCTGGATTCATTTACAGCATTGCTGGCCTGTTGCTCGTTGCCCGCACCGGAGTGGGCGACCCCAACGCCGGAGCCACCGACAACCTGGACACCATCACCGCAGTGGTGCTGGGCGGAACGAGCCTCTTTGGTGGGCGCGGCCTGATTTACGGCACCCTGCTTGGTGCTCTGATCGTGGGTGTATTCCGCAACGGCCTCACCCTGACGGGGGTGCCCTCGGTGTACCAGATCCTGATCACTGGCATCCTGGTGATTCTGGCGGTGGCTGCAGACCAGCTCACCCGCAAGAAGGCCTGA
- a CDS encoding sugar ABC transporter ATP-binding protein, whose protein sequence is MKPQPTLDMFDVSKRFGNFYALKGVQLQAYAGEVLALMGENGAGKSTLMKILAGVYSSDTGSIKIDGREVHVRNPVQARKEGINLIYQELSIAIHLNVAENVFMGSQPRNSLGFVDFALMHTETQKVLERLGARFTSHTMASELSIAEQQLVEIARALIHKSKVLIMDEPTATLSDRETERLFALIRQLRSEGIAIIYISHRMPEVYELADRVTVIRDGTYVGTLQRHEIDPDRIVRMMVGRELSDFYQRNKNHRPGEVVLKVKNLSRKGVVQPSTFEVRSGEILGLAGLVGAGRTELMRLLFGADPKSGGEIWLNDKKLNIRSPQDAVRAGIGYLPEDRKSQGLFLQMSALENIGMNVLDKHSHFGLLNFAALEKLTRDAIQSMALKVSSPASLAMDLSGGNQQKLLLARWMEIQPKVLILDEPTRGVDVGAKSEIYRMMGELAEKGVAVICISSELPEVIGLSDRVLVMREGEIVGEVSGKEITQDNIMKYATGAEYLASDLVGA, encoded by the coding sequence ATGAAACCCCAACCCACACTGGACATGTTTGATGTCTCCAAACGCTTCGGCAACTTTTATGCCCTGAAAGGGGTGCAGCTGCAGGCCTACGCCGGTGAGGTGCTCGCCCTGATGGGTGAGAACGGCGCAGGGAAAAGCACCCTGATGAAAATCCTCGCCGGGGTGTACTCCAGCGACACCGGCAGCATCAAAATCGACGGGCGGGAAGTGCACGTCCGGAACCCGGTGCAGGCCCGCAAGGAAGGCATCAACCTGATTTACCAGGAACTGTCCATCGCGATCCACCTGAATGTCGCCGAAAACGTCTTCATGGGCTCACAACCCAGAAACAGCCTGGGCTTCGTGGATTTCGCGCTGATGCACACCGAAACCCAGAAGGTGCTCGAGCGCCTCGGTGCGCGCTTCACGTCCCACACCATGGCCAGTGAGCTCTCCATTGCCGAGCAGCAACTCGTGGAAATTGCCCGCGCCCTGATTCACAAGAGCAAGGTGCTGATCATGGACGAGCCCACCGCCACCCTCTCGGACCGGGAGACCGAGCGGCTGTTCGCCCTGATCCGGCAACTGCGCTCTGAGGGCATTGCCATCATCTACATCTCCCACCGCATGCCCGAGGTGTACGAACTTGCAGACCGGGTGACGGTGATCCGCGACGGAACCTACGTGGGCACCCTCCAGCGACACGAAATCGACCCGGACCGCATTGTGCGCATGATGGTGGGTCGGGAACTCAGTGACTTCTACCAGCGAAACAAAAACCATCGTCCTGGCGAGGTGGTCCTCAAGGTGAAGAACCTCTCTCGCAAAGGGGTGGTGCAACCCAGCACCTTCGAAGTGCGATCTGGTGAAATCCTGGGCCTGGCAGGGCTGGTCGGCGCAGGACGCACCGAACTGATGCGGCTTTTGTTCGGGGCAGACCCCAAAAGTGGCGGGGAAATCTGGCTGAACGACAAAAAACTGAACATCCGTTCCCCACAGGACGCTGTGAGGGCCGGAATCGGCTACCTCCCCGAGGACCGCAAATCGCAGGGGCTTTTCCTGCAGATGAGCGCCCTGGAAAACATCGGCATGAACGTGCTCGACAAACACAGCCACTTTGGCCTGCTGAATTTCGCAGCTCTGGAGAAACTCACCCGCGACGCCATCCAGTCGATGGCCCTCAAAGTCAGCAGTCCTGCATCCCTGGCGATGGACCTGTCCGGTGGAAACCAGCAGAAACTGCTTCTCGCCCGCTGGATGGAAATTCAGCCCAAAGTGCTGATCCTCGACGAACCCACCCGTGGGGTGGACGTGGGGGCCAAGAGCGAAATCTACCGCATGATGGGAGAACTCGCTGAAAAAGGGGTGGCTGTGATCTGCATCAGCAGTGAACTCCCCGAGGTGATTGGCCTCTCGGACCGGGTGCTGGTGATGCGCGAAGGCGAAATTGTCGGTGAGGTCAGCGGCAAGGAGATCACCCAGGACAACATCATGAAGTACGCCACCGGAGCCGAATACCTCGCTTCCGATCTGGTCGGGGCCTGA
- a CDS encoding peroxiredoxin family protein — protein MTQIAQQTAPTFELQSSHGPVKLVDHRGKTKVLLYFMREFNCPLCMRNVLALSRMQDTLKQKGVQVIIIGGGDEKSASAVAQRFQLPFPVAADPERSVYRSYNLEKTLGFLQWNGTILIDPQGKIIYRKVSQRPGGSFDQQELQALL, from the coding sequence ATGACCCAGATTGCCCAGCAGACCGCACCCACCTTCGAACTCCAGTCCAGCCACGGTCCCGTGAAACTGGTGGATCACCGGGGCAAAACAAAAGTTCTCCTGTACTTCATGCGGGAATTCAACTGCCCCCTGTGCATGCGCAACGTGCTGGCCCTCAGTCGGATGCAGGACACCCTGAAACAAAAAGGGGTGCAGGTGATCATCATCGGTGGAGGAGATGAAAAGTCTGCCAGTGCTGTGGCACAACGGTTCCAGTTGCCCTTCCCGGTTGCCGCTGACCCGGAGCGCAGCGTCTACCGCTCATACAACCTGGAAAAGACCCTCGGGTTTCTGCAGTGGAATGGCACCATCCTGATCGACCCTCAGGGGAAGATCATCTACCGCAAAGTCTCCCAGAGGCCCGGGGGAAGCTTCGACCAGCAGGAACTTCAAGCATTGTTGTGA
- a CDS encoding sugar ABC transporter ATP-binding protein produces MTKVQPPLLEMRAISKHFPGVQALHQVNLVLYPGEVLALMGENGAGKSTLMKVLVGAYQPSEGQIFIDGQQVRMKDPRAARALGIHLIYQEPNLAQHMSVQENIFLGAEKTQWGLLNASEMRKTTLRVLQEVGATFGPETLVRNLSRAEGQLVEIARALAFKPRVLVLDEPTSALSETESQRLFEIIKILRQQGIGIVYISHRMSEVYALADRVSVLRNGVLIGTLQRGPEDPSRSPVDPRRAGINAEKLVQMMLGQSLQDFQKAPPPPAHRPVVLELLGVTDGKKIKPTSLSLRQGEIVGLAGLVGSGRTELARLIAGVQPLKAGKVFLDGQLLDLHSPRDGVRAGMVYVPEDRVSEGLFTRMTVAENIAIGVLDKHTRLGLLNFPEVARQVKNTVTHLNIKLSTLGTAVEKLSGGNQQKLLLARYLSLKPKVLLLDEPTTGIDVSAKLDLYRTLSRLASEGMTILYITSETPELVQIADRVLVLREGELVGEIDPARGESLTHEHIMEFATGLKAFTAEDWKKRHQL; encoded by the coding sequence ATGACCAAGGTCCAGCCTCCTCTTCTTGAAATGCGAGCCATCAGCAAACACTTCCCTGGCGTGCAGGCCCTCCATCAGGTGAACCTGGTGCTGTACCCCGGCGAGGTGCTCGCCCTGATGGGGGAAAACGGCGCAGGGAAATCCACCCTGATGAAAGTGCTGGTCGGGGCCTACCAGCCCTCTGAAGGCCAGATTTTCATCGATGGGCAGCAGGTGCGCATGAAAGACCCCCGTGCCGCCCGGGCCCTGGGCATCCACCTGATCTACCAGGAACCGAACCTCGCCCAGCACATGAGCGTGCAGGAGAACATCTTCCTGGGTGCAGAAAAAACCCAGTGGGGTTTGCTCAACGCCTCAGAGATGCGCAAAACCACCCTGAGGGTCCTGCAGGAGGTGGGGGCAACTTTTGGACCGGAAACCCTGGTGCGAAACCTCTCCCGTGCAGAAGGTCAACTGGTGGAAATCGCCCGTGCGCTCGCCTTCAAACCGCGTGTGCTGGTGCTGGACGAACCCACTTCTGCCCTGAGTGAAACCGAAAGCCAGCGCCTCTTTGAGATCATCAAAATCCTGCGCCAGCAGGGGATTGGCATCGTCTACATCTCCCACCGCATGTCCGAGGTGTACGCCCTGGCGGACCGGGTGAGTGTGCTTAGAAATGGTGTACTGATCGGCACCCTGCAGCGCGGACCGGAAGATCCCAGCCGTTCCCCGGTGGACCCCCGCAGGGCAGGCATCAACGCGGAAAAACTCGTGCAGATGATGCTCGGGCAGTCCCTGCAGGACTTCCAGAAAGCCCCTCCACCACCCGCGCACCGTCCGGTGGTGCTGGAACTGCTTGGGGTGACCGACGGCAAAAAAATCAAGCCCACCTCCCTGTCCCTGAGGCAGGGGGAAATCGTGGGCCTGGCGGGACTGGTGGGCTCGGGCCGCACCGAGCTTGCCAGACTCATTGCTGGTGTACAGCCCCTGAAAGCAGGGAAGGTGTTTCTGGACGGACAATTGCTGGATCTCCACAGCCCCAGAGACGGGGTTCGGGCAGGCATGGTCTATGTGCCAGAAGACCGCGTCTCAGAAGGCCTTTTCACCCGCATGACTGTGGCAGAGAACATCGCCATCGGGGTGCTGGACAAACACACCCGCCTGGGGCTCCTCAATTTCCCCGAGGTGGCCCGACAGGTGAAAAACACCGTCACCCACCTGAACATCAAACTCTCCACCCTGGGAACCGCAGTGGAAAAACTCTCAGGCGGAAACCAGCAGAAACTCTTGCTGGCCCGCTACCTGAGCCTGAAACCAAAAGTGCTTCTGCTGGATGAACCCACCACCGGAATTGACGTCTCAGCCAAACTGGACCTGTACCGGACGCTGAGCAGGCTTGCCAGTGAAGGCATGACCATCCTCTACATCACCTCCGAAACCCCCGAACTGGTGCAGATCGCGGACCGGGTGCTGGTCCTCAGGGAAGGGGAACTCGTCGGTGAAATCGATCCTGCACGGGGAGAAAGCCTCACCCACGAGCACATCATGGAGTTCGCCACCGGACTCAAAGCCTTCACGGCAGAAGACTGGAAGAAGAGGCACCAGCTGTGA
- a CDS encoding LacI family DNA-binding transcriptional regulator, which produces MATIEDVAKEAGVSPSTVSRALSRPDMVSQDTRDRILAIAHQLGYQAIQQARQVKQQAATPIALLVTDLENPFYATLAKGVQAVADQHGCNVLLYDTEEDELKEERFLKLALQQKIQGLLIVPTRGTLTHLREMGDLPVVELDCASGFSGVGQVQAENVRGTVLAIDHLISLGHRRIAFIGGPPEMSSTTERLEGYQQALALAGLPRDPRWVTYGYGLESGANEVTRKLMSLPKDARPTAVFVGNSDMMIGTLSALQDLKLKVPGDVSLVGFDDPPWAKVMNPPLTVVAQSPYEMGRVACGILMQNLQREFVLPPLNIRLPTQLIVRGSTDRAR; this is translated from the coding sequence ATGGCGACGATTGAAGATGTGGCAAAAGAAGCTGGCGTGTCCCCCAGCACCGTGTCCAGGGCACTCAGTCGTCCGGACATGGTTTCTCAGGACACCCGCGACCGCATTCTGGCCATCGCCCACCAGCTTGGTTATCAGGCCATCCAGCAGGCCCGGCAGGTCAAGCAGCAGGCAGCCACCCCCATTGCCCTGCTGGTCACGGACCTTGAGAATCCTTTTTATGCGACCCTCGCCAAGGGGGTGCAGGCGGTGGCCGATCAACACGGGTGCAATGTGCTGCTGTACGACACCGAGGAAGATGAACTGAAAGAGGAACGCTTCCTGAAACTCGCCTTGCAGCAGAAAATCCAGGGGCTCTTGATTGTGCCCACCCGGGGGACCCTCACGCACCTGCGGGAAATGGGAGACCTGCCGGTGGTGGAACTTGATTGTGCATCTGGATTCTCGGGTGTGGGGCAGGTGCAGGCGGAAAACGTGCGTGGGACGGTGCTGGCCATTGATCACCTGATTTCTCTGGGTCACCGGCGCATTGCTTTCATCGGGGGGCCTCCTGAGATGAGCAGCACCACCGAGCGCCTTGAAGGCTACCAGCAGGCGCTCGCCCTCGCGGGTCTTCCCAGGGACCCCAGGTGGGTCACTTATGGGTACGGGCTGGAATCTGGCGCAAATGAAGTGACCCGCAAACTGATGAGCCTGCCAAAGGATGCCCGTCCCACTGCGGTTTTTGTTGGGAATTCCGACATGATGATCGGGACGCTTTCTGCCCTGCAGGACCTGAAACTGAAGGTTCCGGGTGATGTGTCGCTGGTGGGATTTGATGATCCCCCGTGGGCGAAGGTGATGAATCCTCCCCTCACGGTGGTGGCCCAGTCCCCTTACGAGATGGGAAGGGTGGCGTGCGGCATCCTGATGCAGAACCTGCAACGGGAATTTGTGCTGCCCCCCCTGAACATCCGACTTCCCACACAGCTGATTGTGCGGGGGTCCACCGACCGCGCCCGCTGA